A window from Alkalicoccobacillus plakortidis encodes these proteins:
- a CDS encoding pyridoxal-phosphate-dependent aminotransferase family protein yields the protein MTYQDLSTPMRTILTPGPVEVDPRVLRVMSTPIVGQFDPAFTGIMNEVMEMLRALFKTKNRWAFPVDGTSRSGIEAMLCSVIKPGDVVLVPVYGRFGNLLIEICERYGATVEVIEQEWGKVFDPKEIIEAIDQVKPDIVALVHAETSTGRMQPLKEVGLACRENDILFIVDAVASIGGVDVRVDEWCIDGLIAGTQKCLSVPSGMAPLTYNERIEKRITERKRVERGIATEEELKQSNDQFIRSNYFDLSMLQDYWGPRRLNHHTEATSMLYALREGLRLVLAEGLEERFSRHQYHEKALILGLEAMGLELFGDASVKLPTVTCIRVPDGLDADAVRSMLLDLFGIEIASSFGPLHGKIWRIGTMGYSCRRENILAVLGALEAVLLFHGAPIHKGKALEAAITYYKD from the coding sequence GTGACCTATCAAGATTTATCTACACCTATGCGAACGATTTTAACACCTGGCCCAGTGGAAGTTGATCCAAGAGTATTACGAGTGATGTCCACTCCAATTGTCGGTCAATTTGATCCCGCTTTTACCGGAATCATGAATGAAGTAATGGAAATGTTACGTGCTTTATTTAAAACTAAAAATCGCTGGGCATTTCCGGTTGATGGAACCTCACGTTCCGGTATTGAAGCGATGTTATGCAGTGTCATAAAACCGGGAGATGTTGTACTTGTCCCAGTGTATGGCCGCTTTGGTAATCTGCTTATTGAAATCTGTGAAAGATACGGAGCAACTGTAGAGGTAATCGAACAGGAATGGGGCAAGGTTTTTGACCCAAAAGAGATCATCGAAGCTATAGATCAAGTGAAGCCGGATATCGTTGCGCTTGTTCATGCTGAAACCTCAACAGGACGTATGCAACCACTTAAAGAGGTTGGGCTTGCTTGCCGTGAGAACGACATCTTATTTATCGTGGATGCCGTCGCTTCTATTGGAGGTGTAGATGTTCGTGTGGATGAATGGTGTATTGATGGATTAATCGCAGGCACGCAAAAATGCCTATCAGTACCCTCAGGCATGGCGCCGCTAACCTATAACGAACGTATTGAAAAACGAATTACGGAACGAAAAAGAGTAGAGCGCGGAATTGCAACAGAGGAAGAATTAAAGCAATCCAATGACCAATTTATCCGCAGCAACTACTTTGATCTCTCCATGCTACAGGATTACTGGGGACCTCGCCGATTGAATCACCATACAGAGGCTACCTCCATGCTGTATGCGTTACGAGAAGGATTACGACTCGTTTTAGCTGAAGGACTTGAAGAACGATTTAGTCGACATCAATATCATGAAAAAGCACTCATATTAGGACTGGAAGCAATGGGTTTAGAACTATTTGGAGATGCTTCCGTTAAGCTGCCAACAGTAACGTGTATTCGTGTCCCAGATGGACTAGATGCAGATGCTGTAAGATCTATGCTCCTAGATCTATTTGGTATTGAAATCGCAAGCTCATTTGGACCACTTCACGGAAAGATCTGGCGAATTGGCACAATGGGTTACAGTTGCCGAAGAGAAAATATTTTAGCCGTACTCGGTGCACTTGAAGCCGTTCTTCTTTTTCACGGCGCCCCAATTCATAAAGGAAAAGCACTAGAAGCGGCAATTACCTATTATAAAGACTAG
- a CDS encoding M20 family metallo-hydrolase yields the protein MTIAQQHSIDHKQSIGEWINWLADYGKTEDGGVTRLLYSESWKQAQLSLQQVMIQNGFAVRFDEVGNLFARYAGTAEPGSIILTGSHIDTVQNGGKFDGAYGVLASLIAAHQLYVQHGPPKKTIEVVSLAEEEGSRFPFTFWGSKWITGQSTLAEARELVDSDGISLQQAMVDAGFGEPIPQAEVKESIDAFIELHIEQGILLEKKQKDVGIVSDIVGQRRYTVQFTGESNHAGTTPMSMRKDALRLAAEFITYITDQSEQLDPSLVATIGRLSVSPNMPNVIAGGVECSLDVRHADSELLDQFEDIVDQFMQTAKQKKMEMQLDCWLKIEPVHLSDRHVEIAYKQAEALGLSYEKMVSGAGHDAQVFGATCPTTLLFVPSKNGISHSPEEWTDTAALEKGVELLKSQLYALAYE from the coding sequence ATGACGATCGCACAACAGCATTCAATAGATCATAAGCAATCAATTGGAGAATGGATTAATTGGTTAGCTGATTATGGAAAAACAGAAGATGGTGGAGTGACAAGGTTACTGTATTCAGAGTCCTGGAAACAAGCACAATTATCCTTACAACAAGTCATGATTCAAAATGGCTTTGCCGTTCGCTTTGACGAGGTGGGAAATCTGTTTGCACGGTATGCTGGAACTGCCGAGCCAGGTTCTATTATCCTGACAGGATCACATATAGATACGGTACAAAATGGCGGGAAGTTTGATGGTGCGTATGGAGTCTTAGCTAGCCTAATTGCAGCGCATCAACTCTACGTTCAGCATGGACCACCTAAAAAAACGATTGAGGTTGTTTCATTGGCTGAAGAGGAAGGCAGTCGTTTTCCATTTACCTTCTGGGGATCAAAATGGATAACGGGACAAAGTACTTTAGCAGAGGCTCGTGAATTAGTAGATTCTGATGGTATTTCTCTTCAGCAAGCCATGGTTGATGCAGGATTTGGTGAGCCTATACCTCAAGCTGAAGTAAAGGAATCAATTGACGCTTTTATTGAACTTCATATTGAGCAAGGTATTCTTTTAGAAAAGAAGCAAAAAGATGTAGGCATTGTTAGCGATATTGTTGGACAACGACGCTACACCGTTCAGTTCACTGGTGAAAGTAATCATGCCGGAACGACCCCGATGTCAATGAGAAAAGATGCATTACGATTAGCAGCGGAGTTTATCACTTATATAACGGATCAATCCGAACAACTAGATCCATCACTAGTTGCTACAATTGGCCGACTCTCTGTCTCTCCAAATATGCCAAACGTTATTGCAGGTGGGGTCGAGTGTAGCTTAGATGTTCGTCACGCTGATTCTGAACTTTTGGATCAATTTGAAGACATTGTCGATCAATTTATGCAAACAGCCAAACAAAAAAAGATGGAGATGCAACTAGATTGCTGGCTAAAAATTGAACCAGTACATTTAAGTGATAGGCATGTGGAGATTGCCTATAAGCAAGCCGAAGCACTTGGTCTGTCTTATGAAAAAATGGTTAGTGGAGCGGGACATGACGCACAAGTTTTTGGTGCAACCTGTCCAACAACATTATTGTTTGTACCAAGCAAAAATGGAATTAGTCATTCTCCAGAAGAATGGACGGACACAGCTGCATTAGAGAAAGGCGTAGAGCTTTTAAAGAGTCAACTATATGCGCTAGCTTATGAGTGA
- a CDS encoding ABC transporter substrate-binding protein produces the protein MRHSKRISAGLIVTAWSAFGGLWRSCSSSGDGEIDELKLVLNWFPKAQHGGVYASLEEDLFEENQIDLSVEPGGPQVSPIQIVAAGDAEFGLAHADQLVIAKNQGIDLVAIAATMQGSPQAFMFHDGVDIQDFEDLNGREVFVQPGITYWDFLKSEYNLSNVQELAYNGQNVTFIENKESVTQAFLTSEPFFLEREGVKTNTLLVSESGYDPYNVVLFVTKDYLEENEELVQRFVDTYLEGLDLYEENYEAINEKITDVNPNIALEELNYEADTQYDYVYGFDAAEHGTGYMSAEKWEELKNQLLDIDLLDEDFDVDYIFTTKFLSK, from the coding sequence ATGAGACATTCTAAACGGATAAGTGCAGGCCTTATTGTGACAGCTTGGAGTGCTTTTGGCGGGTTGTGGAGAAGCTGTAGTTCCAGTGGGGACGGGGAGATTGATGAGTTAAAGCTCGTATTAAATTGGTTTCCGAAGGCGCAGCACGGGGGAGTGTATGCTTCACTTGAAGAGGACCTCTTTGAAGAGAATCAAATCGATCTCTCTGTAGAGCCAGGTGGTCCGCAGGTGTCTCCTATCCAAATTGTTGCGGCTGGTGACGCTGAGTTTGGACTGGCACATGCCGATCAGCTTGTTATAGCCAAGAATCAAGGAATCGATCTCGTTGCTATTGCAGCAACAATGCAAGGCAGTCCGCAGGCGTTTATGTTTCATGACGGTGTAGATATTCAAGATTTTGAGGATCTAAATGGACGAGAGGTTTTTGTTCAACCAGGTATTACATATTGGGATTTTTTAAAAAGCGAATACAATTTATCTAATGTACAAGAACTGGCGTATAACGGTCAAAACGTCACATTTATAGAAAACAAAGAATCAGTGACTCAAGCCTTTTTAACATCAGAACCATTTTTTCTTGAACGTGAAGGGGTCAAAACAAATACTCTTTTAGTCTCTGAATCTGGCTATGACCCTTATAATGTCGTGCTTTTTGTAACAAAGGACTATCTTGAAGAGAATGAAGAGCTAGTGCAACGGTTTGTGGATACCTACCTTGAAGGCTTGGATCTTTATGAAGAGAACTATGAAGCCATTAATGAAAAGATCACAGATGTAAATCCAAACATCGCTCTTGAAGAACTGAATTATGAGGCAGATACTCAATATGATTATGTGTACGGCTTTGACGCTGCCGAACATGGAACAGGATACATGTCAGCAGAAAAGTGGGAAGAGCTGAAGAATCAACTACTTGATATTGACTTATTAGATGAGGACTTTGATGTGGATTATATTTTCACAACCAAATTTCTCTCAAAGTAA
- a CDS encoding ABC transporter permease — protein sequence MPLTEVEAVNPVRSTKSKSISGWTTFKDYYAGPIIAFILFLTLWQVIPILASIPHFILPKPTDVFQAAVSDWSILQAAIQVTVLESLIGFLLSAIIGISSSVLLASSKIIERSLYPYAIVLQSIPVVAVAPIVVIWFGAGFNSIVVISFLIGFFPVVSNTLMGLQSVDKQMDELFTLYRASRWQRMLRLRIPAAMPYMMAGLKVSCTLSIVGAIVGEYVAGIGGGNGGLGYAITVAAIQVKTPFLFACGIAAAVLGISFYLLVSLCARWMLGSWHESAMKVEK from the coding sequence ATGCCTTTAACAGAAGTAGAAGCAGTTAACCCGGTTAGAAGCACAAAGTCAAAGTCTATAAGTGGGTGGACCACATTTAAGGACTATTATGCGGGACCGATCATCGCCTTTATCTTGTTTTTGACTCTCTGGCAGGTGATTCCGATTTTGGCTTCTATTCCTCATTTTATCCTGCCAAAACCAACAGATGTGTTTCAGGCGGCAGTTAGCGATTGGTCGATTCTACAAGCGGCAATCCAGGTGACGGTTTTAGAATCACTAATTGGTTTTTTACTTAGTGCAATCATTGGAATCTCTTCTTCAGTCTTATTGGCAAGCTCAAAGATTATTGAACGCAGTCTGTATCCATACGCCATTGTTTTGCAAAGTATTCCGGTTGTAGCGGTTGCGCCGATTGTTGTCATTTGGTTTGGAGCTGGTTTTAATTCAATTGTTGTGATTTCCTTTTTAATCGGATTTTTCCCTGTGGTCTCTAATACGTTAATGGGACTTCAATCGGTTGATAAACAAATGGATGAGCTGTTTACGTTGTATCGCGCGTCAAGGTGGCAAAGAATGTTGCGCTTACGTATTCCGGCTGCTATGCCCTATATGATGGCCGGCTTAAAAGTATCTTGTACGTTATCGATCGTTGGTGCAATTGTTGGTGAGTATGTGGCTGGCATCGGTGGAGGAAATGGCGGCTTAGGCTATGCGATAACCGTCGCTGCGATTCAGGTGAAAACGCCATTTTTATTTGCTTGTGGAATTGCAGCCGCAGTTCTTGGAATTAGCTTTTATCTGTTGGTGAGCTTGTGTGCAAGATGGATGCTTGGAAGCTGGCATGAATCAGCCATGAAGGTAGAAAAATAA
- a CDS encoding ABC transporter ATP-binding protein — MSDSEHAIYFRNVGKIYQTGTKALEQFTLPVGKGEFVSFLGPSGCGKSTALKMAAGLAEQTEGDIMVFGQTPQAILKASNDIGFVFQEANLLPWRRVLENVMLPLELRGGSKKEIKKEAIRVLEMVGLKDYLTAYPRQLSGGMRMRVSIARALAAKPKLLLMDEPFAALDELTRQTLQRELLEIWQREHMTVLFVTHNVYEAVFLSSEIAVMSSRPGRLSSVIDIDLPYPRNEEIRTNPAFVSYVEQASLTLEQDTSRKETG; from the coding sequence ATGAGTGATTCGGAGCACGCAATTTATTTTCGCAATGTTGGCAAAATATATCAAACTGGTACAAAGGCATTGGAGCAGTTCACGTTGCCAGTCGGAAAAGGCGAGTTTGTTAGTTTTTTAGGACCATCTGGTTGTGGTAAGTCAACGGCTTTAAAAATGGCAGCGGGTCTTGCTGAACAAACAGAGGGAGACATTATGGTGTTTGGCCAGACTCCTCAAGCGATTTTAAAAGCATCAAACGATATCGGTTTTGTTTTTCAGGAAGCAAATCTACTGCCTTGGCGAAGGGTGCTAGAAAATGTGATGCTGCCTCTTGAACTTAGAGGAGGGAGCAAAAAAGAGATTAAAAAAGAAGCGATCCGTGTTCTCGAAATGGTTGGACTCAAGGATTATCTAACGGCTTATCCGCGACAGCTTTCTGGTGGGATGCGGATGCGTGTATCAATTGCTCGTGCCCTTGCAGCTAAGCCTAAACTTTTGCTGATGGATGAACCATTTGCCGCACTTGACGAACTGACACGACAGACACTGCAGCGAGAATTACTGGAGATCTGGCAACGGGAGCATATGACGGTATTGTTTGTCACTCACAATGTCTATGAAGCTGTTTTTCTTTCTTCCGAAATTGCAGTGATGTCATCACGACCAGGCAGACTTTCCTCCGTTATAGACATTGATTTGCCTTATCCTCGGAATGAGGAGATTCGAACCAATCCGGCATTTGTCAGTTATGTTGAACAAGCTTCACTAACGTTAGAACAGGATACGAGCAGAAAGGAGACTGGCTAA
- a CDS encoding (2Fe-2S)-binding protein: protein MNRHLNKQDPVTEINESTIHFQVNGESIQKKLQQAKRLVEVLREDCGLTGTKISCGVGRCGACTVLIDGKLAASCLTMAYQAEGTSITTIEHLSKEDELHPVQQAFLENGGFQCGYCTPGMVMAVDALLTAHQSPTEEQIKEALSGNLCRCTGYGGIVRSIQHILTQEKEERQHE, encoded by the coding sequence TTGAATAGACACCTAAATAAACAAGATCCTGTAACTGAAATAAATGAATCAACGATCCATTTTCAAGTAAATGGCGAGTCAATCCAAAAGAAGCTACAACAAGCAAAACGACTTGTAGAGGTTCTGCGTGAGGATTGTGGGCTAACCGGAACAAAAATATCCTGCGGGGTTGGCAGATGCGGCGCATGTACGGTATTAATCGATGGCAAACTTGCGGCGTCTTGCCTTACTATGGCTTACCAAGCAGAAGGAACATCCATCACAACGATTGAACATTTATCAAAAGAAGACGAACTCCACCCTGTTCAACAAGCTTTTTTAGAAAATGGTGGCTTTCAATGCGGATACTGTACACCTGGGATGGTCATGGCGGTTGATGCCCTGCTAACTGCACATCAAAGCCCAACAGAGGAGCAAATAAAAGAAGCATTATCTGGCAACCTTTGTCGTTGCACAGGCTATGGTGGAATTGTTCGTTCGATTCAGCACATTCTTACACAAGAAAAGGAGGAGAGGCAGCATGAGTGA
- the pucD gene encoding xanthine dehydrogenase subunit D, which produces MKQTDTRNRIRPDGKAKVTGRLTYLTDLTLPNMLFGKILRSPHAHAKIRRIRTGKAEQIPGVHAVLTYKDVPGVNGFGIIMPDQPVLCEDIVRYVGDAIACVAADSIEIATYALTLIEVEYEVLPVIDTMEKALDPTYPKLHPDGNILHKAGHQRGDTEQAFAKCAVIVEQTYELPRQVHGYMETEGGVIVPEEGGQLTVYVGTQHGFKDQFQLARILDMPESDIRIVSSPMGGSFGGKDELNIQPYGALLALATGRPVKIHQTRQESIRTSIKRHPMSITMKTGVDQTGRLLAHQTTIKADTGAYSTLGPAVLDFSVEHATGPYVIPAVLTEGFSIFTNNGVAGEFRGFGGNQVTFALEGQMDRLAEQLQMNPEEFKRMNLRNANDVGPLGQRIAETEGASLVLEKIATLHQQDVAQTSGSSNHSVRGYGTAITMHGGGLGYGRLDPTGGRLSLRANGKIEIAFGFEEAGQGILAVIETLALEELECDLQDLSIVIGDTALVPSSGSTTASRGTSMVWHSIQKLKQPFKQKLIELAAAHTGIPQSELRLGKAGIWSTKKEGDQPVMSYQDLATLQNEDIVIDTRFDFPTTPDPIDSGHFLYSFSGVLAGVEVDLLTGKVKLIQLDQAIAAGPVVNRNGYIGQIEGGGAMAVGYTLMEEALMQGGHYLTTNFDTYLMPGLSDMPFLMKTIPIEDLPEKDIYGPRGVGEIGTVGVAPAIASAVFNAIGVRVNQLPISPEFILQALEEKGGVAIE; this is translated from the coding sequence ATGAAACAGACAGATACGCGAAATCGCATCCGTCCAGACGGAAAAGCAAAGGTGACTGGTCGGTTAACTTATCTGACTGATCTCACACTGCCTAATATGCTGTTTGGAAAAATTCTTCGCAGTCCCCATGCTCATGCTAAGATTCGTCGTATTCGAACAGGAAAAGCCGAGCAAATTCCCGGTGTGCATGCCGTTTTGACCTATAAAGATGTGCCTGGTGTTAATGGATTTGGTATCATCATGCCTGATCAACCAGTACTATGTGAGGACATAGTTCGGTATGTAGGGGATGCCATCGCCTGTGTTGCTGCTGATTCAATTGAGATTGCGACATATGCGTTGACATTGATTGAAGTAGAGTATGAGGTGCTTCCTGTCATCGATACGATGGAAAAGGCTCTTGATCCGACATATCCAAAGCTTCATCCAGATGGAAATATCCTGCATAAGGCTGGACACCAAAGAGGCGACACGGAGCAGGCTTTCGCTAAATGTGCGGTAATTGTGGAGCAAACGTATGAGCTTCCAAGACAAGTACATGGCTATATGGAGACAGAAGGTGGAGTCATTGTTCCAGAAGAAGGTGGGCAATTAACCGTCTACGTTGGCACTCAACATGGCTTTAAGGATCAGTTTCAGCTGGCACGAATCCTCGATATGCCAGAATCAGATATTAGAATCGTTTCTTCGCCAATGGGAGGCTCATTTGGTGGGAAGGATGAGTTAAACATCCAACCTTATGGTGCGTTGCTTGCACTTGCAACAGGACGGCCAGTTAAAATCCATCAAACAAGACAGGAATCGATTCGCACCAGTATTAAACGTCACCCAATGAGTATCACGATGAAAACAGGTGTCGATCAAACGGGTCGTCTTTTAGCTCATCAAACGACAATTAAAGCAGACACAGGCGCCTATTCAACCTTAGGGCCAGCCGTGCTTGATTTTTCAGTTGAACATGCAACTGGTCCGTATGTCATTCCAGCTGTTCTTACAGAAGGCTTTTCTATTTTTACGAATAATGGAGTCGCAGGTGAGTTTCGAGGATTTGGCGGAAATCAGGTCACTTTTGCATTAGAGGGTCAAATGGATCGTTTAGCTGAGCAATTACAAATGAATCCTGAAGAATTTAAAAGGATGAATCTTCGGAATGCAAATGATGTTGGTCCACTAGGTCAACGTATTGCTGAGACAGAAGGCGCATCTCTTGTGTTAGAAAAAATCGCAACGTTGCATCAACAGGATGTAGCACAGACATCAGGCTCCTCAAATCATTCAGTTAGAGGCTATGGCACAGCGATCACCATGCATGGTGGAGGTTTAGGTTATGGAAGACTTGATCCAACTGGTGGCAGGCTTTCGCTTAGAGCAAATGGAAAGATTGAAATCGCATTTGGCTTTGAAGAAGCTGGCCAAGGGATCTTAGCGGTTATTGAAACGTTAGCATTAGAAGAACTTGAGTGTGACCTTCAAGACCTTTCGATCGTTATTGGTGATACAGCTCTGGTGCCTTCTTCTGGCTCCACAACCGCTTCAAGAGGAACAAGTATGGTTTGGCACTCCATACAAAAATTAAAGCAGCCTTTTAAACAAAAGCTGATTGAGTTGGCAGCAGCTCATACAGGCATACCTCAATCGGAATTAAGGCTTGGAAAAGCAGGCATTTGGTCAACAAAAAAAGAGGGCGACCAACCGGTCATGTCGTATCAGGATCTTGCCACACTACAAAATGAAGACATTGTGATAGACACACGTTTTGATTTTCCAACGACACCAGATCCAATTGATTCTGGTCATTTTTTGTACTCGTTTAGTGGGGTGTTAGCAGGTGTGGAGGTCGACTTATTAACCGGTAAAGTGAAACTAATTCAACTAGATCAGGCCATTGCCGCCGGTCCAGTGGTCAATCGAAACGGCTATATCGGACAGATTGAAGGCGGTGGAGCTATGGCCGTTGGCTATACGCTTATGGAGGAGGCGCTTATGCAGGGCGGGCACTATCTAACGACCAATTTTGATACGTATTTAATGCCTGGCCTCTCAGATATGCCTTTTTTGATGAAGACGATTCCGATTGAAGATCTACCAGAAAAAGATATATATGGCCCAAGAGGTGTCGGTGAGATTGGAACTGTTGGTGTGGCACCAGCGATAGCAAGCGCTGTTTTTAATGCCATTGGAGTCAGAGTCAATCAACTACCGATCTCCCCAGAATTTATTTTGCAGGCGCTTGAGGAAAAGGGAGGTGTGGCAATTGAATAG
- a CDS encoding FAD binding domain-containing protein: MEQMMPKPVSVWLPKTIEEAWQYKERFGTDAEYVAGGTLIQVKREKQGVLAPYLISLQQISEQQNIREDVEGEMLNIGAGVTLSECLGHPLLTKRAPFLLEAISSIGAPAIRNQGTIGGNVAYGIGDTLMVLLAKRALVKTFSNVGYKTQSLEDYLTEKSPSILVSIHLPFMDQTSRSAWLFKKIGRREAFIPSTVSIALYLSWNEANECEQARLVVAGGENTPQRLESCEQRLIGSTLKTIHLPQLKKQLKEEISLAGDEFTSETYRVTVAANILHQGLSDVFDAM, translated from the coding sequence ATGGAACAGATGATGCCAAAGCCTGTGTCTGTTTGGCTTCCGAAAACGATTGAAGAAGCCTGGCAGTATAAAGAACGGTTTGGCACAGACGCTGAATATGTCGCTGGAGGAACGCTGATACAAGTAAAGCGAGAAAAACAAGGCGTGTTAGCTCCATACCTCATTAGTTTGCAGCAAATCTCAGAGCAGCAAAACATTCGTGAAGATGTTGAGGGAGAAATGCTTAACATAGGTGCAGGCGTGACGCTTAGTGAGTGCTTGGGGCACCCACTGCTGACAAAAAGAGCGCCGTTTCTGTTAGAAGCTATTTCTTCGATTGGTGCTCCTGCTATTCGTAATCAAGGAACAATTGGTGGAAATGTAGCGTATGGAATTGGTGATACGCTAATGGTTCTTCTTGCCAAGCGAGCTTTGGTGAAAACCTTCTCGAATGTAGGGTACAAAACACAATCATTAGAAGACTATCTTACTGAAAAATCTCCATCAATCCTTGTTTCTATTCATCTGCCTTTTATGGATCAAACATCAAGAAGTGCGTGGTTATTTAAAAAGATTGGTAGAAGAGAGGCGTTTATTCCTTCCACAGTGTCCATTGCCCTCTACCTAAGTTGGAATGAAGCAAATGAGTGTGAACAAGCTCGATTAGTTGTTGCTGGTGGTGAAAATACACCTCAGCGACTGGAGAGCTGTGAGCAACGTTTAATTGGATCTACTCTTAAAACCATTCATCTACCACAGCTAAAAAAGCAGCTGAAAGAAGAAATATCGCTAGCAGGTGATGAATTTACTTCTGAAACCTATCGCGTAACCGTTGCAGCGAACATCCTTCATCAAGGCTTATCTGATGTCTTTGATGCAATGTAA
- a CDS encoding NTP transferase domain-containing protein has translation MAGSVLNEALQSDLDHVVIITNKEKDLRWVPTTDHQADKQKKWSSVVCHDSSRGQSYSLKCGLEEAEKREADAVVILLADQPYIKKELINQLIHTCNQAQNVQFVASRTQGVAQPPVLFSKETFPVLKRLQGDRGAGSLLKAHSPFTNGYFQECLSSYMLKDIDTPDEYQQSIVEKRS, from the coding sequence ATGGCTGGATCTGTGTTAAACGAAGCACTTCAATCAGATTTGGACCATGTTGTGATCATCACCAATAAGGAGAAGGATCTGAGATGGGTACCAACTACTGATCATCAGGCGGATAAGCAGAAAAAGTGGTCATCCGTTGTCTGCCACGACTCTTCTCGTGGTCAATCCTACTCACTCAAATGCGGACTTGAAGAAGCGGAAAAACGTGAAGCAGATGCTGTTGTGATTTTGCTTGCAGATCAACCTTATATAAAAAAGGAGCTAATCAATCAATTAATTCATACATGTAACCAAGCACAAAACGTACAATTTGTTGCTTCGCGTACTCAAGGGGTTGCCCAACCACCCGTACTTTTCTCAAAAGAGACCTTTCCCGTTCTAAAACGATTGCAAGGAGATCGAGGGGCAGGTTCCTTATTAAAAGCACATTCACCCTTTACAAATGGCTATTTTCAGGAATGCTTGAGCTCTTACATGTTAAAAGATATTGACACTCCAGACGAATATCAACAATCGATCGTGGAAAAAAGGAGTTGA
- a CDS encoding XdhC family protein, whose amino-acid sequence MDDLYAILETLDKIKLPATLATIVQVEGSAYKKESACMLIQQDGEQMGVLSAGCLEQDLIERVKNGETNKKVTYDMSGEDDLSFGAGAGCNGVIHVLMEELNDRYLEHLKHLSQLLKSGRSVLLAKQISQATYLFVPDRGEPFGTWTTYSKRELEQIKTKFADQDQKSGTNYLRRNDAVYVHLLKPKPRLIVFGAGTDAIPLVSMAAGVGFEVYVSDWRSDHCTVARFPKAAQLIHGFPHEAVDSLSIQSNDFVVIMTHHFTHDQQLLQLLRGRDLRYLGVLGSTRRTARLVGEEEVPADLTSPAGLPIRAQGVDEIAVSIVAQAYPSASVPCNKKSRGSCCMKIVGVMLAAWIKQSYGAKQIAFTHWPIKHGWICVKRSTSIRFGPCCDHHQ is encoded by the coding sequence ATGGATGATTTGTATGCGATACTCGAGACTTTAGATAAGATAAAGCTTCCGGCTACACTCGCCACAATTGTTCAAGTAGAAGGATCAGCCTATAAAAAGGAATCCGCATGTATGCTAATTCAACAAGATGGTGAACAGATGGGAGTACTTAGTGCAGGCTGTTTAGAGCAAGATCTCATTGAACGTGTGAAAAATGGTGAGACAAACAAAAAGGTTACCTATGATATGAGTGGTGAGGATGACCTTTCATTTGGTGCAGGTGCAGGATGTAACGGTGTGATTCATGTCTTGATGGAGGAGTTGAATGATCGCTATCTAGAACACTTAAAGCATCTAAGTCAATTATTAAAAAGCGGTCGCTCGGTTTTACTAGCAAAACAAATCTCTCAAGCAACGTATCTATTTGTTCCAGATAGAGGAGAGCCATTCGGAACGTGGACTACCTACAGCAAAAGAGAGCTAGAACAGATAAAAACCAAATTTGCCGACCAAGATCAAAAAAGCGGAACGAACTATTTGCGGCGAAACGATGCTGTCTATGTGCACCTACTCAAACCAAAACCCAGACTCATTGTTTTTGGAGCAGGAACTGATGCCATACCACTTGTCTCAATGGCCGCAGGTGTTGGGTTTGAGGTCTATGTTTCAGATTGGCGCTCCGACCATTGCACGGTAGCTCGATTTCCAAAAGCAGCACAACTCATACACGGTTTCCCGCATGAAGCCGTTGACTCCCTTTCCATTCAATCCAATGATTTTGTTGTGATCATGACCCATCACTTCACTCATGATCAACAACTTCTGCAGTTGTTAAGGGGACGCGACCTACGTTATTTAGGTGTTCTTGGATCAACCAGACGAACGGCTCGGCTAGTGGGAGAAGAAGAGGTGCCAGCTGATCTGACATCGCCGGCAGGCTTGCCCATTCGAGCACAAGGAGTAGATGAAATTGCCGTAAGTATCGTTGCCCAAGCTTATCCAAGTGCTTCGGTCCCCTGTAACAAAAAATCAAGAGGTTCATGTTGTATGAAAATTGTAGGTGTGATGCTTGCCGCTTGGATTAAGCAGTCGTATGGGGCAAAACAAATTGCTTTTACCCATTGGCCAATCAAGCATGGCTGGATCTGTGTTAAACGAAGCACTTCAATCAGATTTGGACCATGTTGTGATCATCACCAATAA